The following proteins are encoded in a genomic region of Arachis stenosperma cultivar V10309 chromosome 4, arast.V10309.gnm1.PFL2, whole genome shotgun sequence:
- the LOC130973657 gene encoding short-chain dehydrogenase reductase ATA1-like yields the protein MDKVAVITGGARGIGAATAKLFAENGAHVVIADVLDDLGASLAESIGGRFIHCDVSKEEDVESAINLALSWKGHVDIMLNNAGIGAIDGSITSLDMEHVKHLLSINLNGTIHGIKHAARAMIKGQKGGSIICTSSAAAIMGGLASHAYTMSKAAMDGLVRSAACELGVHLIRVNSISPHGVASEMLLSAFKRFEKVDITLEELKGHIGKRASLLQGKGATAEDVAHAALFLASDESSFITAHTFPIDGGYTSAVSHMSFIYQDPK from the exons ATGGATAAGGTGGCAGTAATCACTGGTGGTGCAAGAGGAATAGGAGCAGCCACAGCAAAATTGTTTGCAGAAAACGGAGCACATGTTGTGATTGCtgatgttcttgatgatcttgGTGCCTCACTAGCTGAATCCATTGGTGGAAGATTCATACACTGTGATGTGTCAAAGGAAGAAGATGTTGAATCAGCCATTAACCTTGCTCTTTCATGGAAGGGACATGTGGACATTATGCTAAACAATGCTGGGATTGGAGCCATTGATGGAAGCATTACAAGCCTTGACATGGAACATGTGAAACATTTGTTATCCATAAACCTCAATGGAACCATACATGGAATCAAACATGCTGCAAGAGCAATGATCAAAGGCCAAAAGGGAGGGTCCATCATATGCACCTCAAGTGCTGCAGCCATCATGGGTGGTTTGGCTTCACATGCTTACACTATGTCTAAAGCAGCAATGGATGGTTTG GTGAGAAGTGCTGCTTGTGAGTTGGGAGTTCATTTGATAAGAGTGAATAGCATATCACCACATGGGGTTGCCTCAGAGATGCTTCTAAGTGCTTTCAAGAGGTTTGAGAAGGTTGACATCACCCTTGAAGAGTTGAAAGGGCATATTGGGAAGAGGGCAAGTTTACTTCAAGGGAAAGGTGCAACTGCAGAAGATGTTGCACATGCCGCACTGTTCTTGGCTAGTGATGAATCTAGCTTCATAACAGCACACACTTTCCCAATTGATGGAGGATACACTTCTGCTGTTAGTCACATGAGTTTCATTTACCAAGATCCAAAGTGA
- the LOC130975876 gene encoding stress-induced protein KIN1-like, with amino-acid sequence MESIKQSYQQGKARSEAQQTTENMMDKASNAAQSAKEGMQEAGQQMQAKAQGVADAVKDATGMNK; translated from the exons ATGGAGTCCATTAAGCAGAGCTACCAACAAGGAAAAGCCAGGAGTGAGGCACAG cAAACGACAGAGAACATGATGGACAAGGCAAGCAATGCAGCTCAATCTGCTAAAGAGGGCATGCAAGAG GCTGGCCAGCAAATGCAGGCAAAGGCACAAGGAGTTGCTGATGCTGTGAAGGATGCAACCGGGATGAACAAATGA
- the LOC130974381 gene encoding S-adenosylmethionine decarboxylase proenzyme-like, producing MALTASAIGFEGYEKRLEISFFGEGLGLRALSKAHLDEILEPAQCTIVSSLSNDDVDSYVLSESSLFVYSHNIIIKTCGTTKLLLSIPAILKLAGSLDMTVKSVRYTRGSFIFPGAQPFPHRSFSEEVDLLDSYFGNLGSGSKASVMGDPDKSQLWHIYSACAEPKASSEAAIYGLEMCMTGLDREKASVFFKENTDSAVMMTENSGIRKILPKSEICDFEFDPCGYSMNGIEGSAISTIHVTPEDGFSYASFEAVGYDYEKTSVSELIERVLACFEPSEFSVALHNDMHGEKLFNKFPLDIDGYYCEERSNEVLGAGGGAVVYHSFVRADGSASPRSILRCCWSSSEDEKE from the coding sequence ATGGCTTTGACCGCCTCAGCTATTGGTTTTGAAGGCTATGAAAAGAGGCTCGAGATATCGTTTTTCGGCGAAGGTTTAGGCCTCCGGGCATTGTCTAAAGCCCACTTGGATGAGATTCTAGAACCAGCACAATGCACTATTGTTTCCTCTCTTTCAAATGATGATGTTGATTCTTATGTTCTCTCAGAGTCAAGCTTGTTTGTTTATTCTCATAACATCATCATCAAAACCTGTGGAACTACAAAACTACTTCTGTCAATCCCTGCCATTCTTAAGTTGGCCGGTTCCCTCGACATGACTGTGAAATCGGTGAGGTACACTCGAGGAAGCTTCATTTTTCCTGGGGCACAGCCCTTCCCTCATCGTAGCTTTTCAGAGGAAGTTGATCTTCTTGACAGCTATTTTGGCAACCTTGGTTCCGGTAGCAAAGCTTCTGTGATGGGTGATCCTGACAAGTCACAACTTTGGCACATCTACTCTGCTTGTGCAGAGCCAAAAGCCTCATCTGAAGCAGCAATCTATGGCCTTGAGATGTGCATGACTGGATTAGACAGGGAAAAGGCCTCTGTTTTCTTCAAAGAAAACACTGACTCTGCAGTTATGATGACTGAAAATTCTGGAATCAGGAAGATCCTTCCAAAGTCTGAGATAtgtgattttgaatttgatcCCTGTGGCTATTCGATGAACGGAATCGAGGGAAGTGCGATCTCCACTATCCATGTAACACCAGAGGATGGTTTCAGCTATGCAAGTTTTGAAGCTGTTGGCTATGATTATGAAAAAACTTCTGTGTCTGAACTTATTGAGAGAGTTTTGGCTTGCTTTGAACCATCTGAGTTCTCTGTTGCTCTACACAATGACATGCATGGTGAGAAGCTTTTCAACAAATTTCCCCTGGATATTGATGGATACTACTGTGAGGAGAGGAGCAATGAAGTGCTAGGAGCTGGTGGCGGTGCTGTTGTGTACCATAGCTTTGTCCGAGCCGATGGAAGTGCATCTCCTAGGTCTATTCTTAGATGCTGCTGGAGTAGTAGTGAGGATGAGAAGGAATAG
- the LOC130975875 gene encoding late embryogenesis abundant protein 2-like translates to MNSSEKMSYNAGVAKGQVQEKTNNMIDRASDAAQSAKESVQETGQQIKAKAEGACEAVKEKMNN, encoded by the exons ATGAATTCTTCCGAAAAGATGAGCTACAATGCTGGAGTTGCCAAGGGACAAGTTCag GAAAAGACCAACAACATGATAGACAGGGCTAGTGATGCTGCTCAGTCTGCTAAAGAATCAGTGCAAGAG ACTGGTCAGCAGATTAAGGCCAAGGCAGAAGGAGCATGTGAAGCAGTGAAGGAGAAAATGAACAATTGA